From the Phyllopteryx taeniolatus isolate TA_2022b chromosome 16, UOR_Ptae_1.2, whole genome shotgun sequence genome, one window contains:
- the LOC133466226 gene encoding ATP-sensitive inward rectifier potassium channel 12-like isoform X1 produces MRDYCCHGNKYSIVSNNLPEEERLRICSLDLHNGQSSSDVHSHSACDTEFEQKRRRRRRTGASAAVPSTRGQGGMNNYNGRVLTRGSSQVRSRFVKKNGQCNVVFTNMEEKRQRYLADIFTTCVDIRWRYLLFIFCTSFIISWLFFGVIFYSVSLSHGDFEEHLMVKGEGIAAGGLYSPNSGHTTEGQTKRVPCILHVQGFVGALLFSMETQTTIGYGWRCVTEECPMAVITVVVQSIVGCIIDSFMVGTIMAKMARPKKRNQTLMFSKNAVIALRDGKLCLMWRVGNLRKSHIVEAHVRAQVIRSYVTAEGEFIPLEQMDLNVGYDEGTDRLFLVSPLIIVHEIDKDSPLYSVSRADLETDEFEVVVILEGMVEATAMTTQIRSSYLSREIFWGHRFEPVIYEDRNCYKVDYARFHKTYEVPSTPNFSAKELDENASRASSVVSPFSARMASKSLIPCSVGTFCYENEVALSCGEEEEDIFDSSQIVGKERAEERRTSVDFHNMFKDTATMTSGSHNVMCVLDMDNNQMEFDILQTAIPLDPVTYKNEPEI; encoded by the exons ATGAGGGATTATTGTTGCCATGGGAACAA GTATAGCATTGTGTCAAACAACTTACCAGAGGAGGAGCGTCTGAGGATCTGCAGCTTGGATCTCCATAACGGTCAGAGTTCCTCCGACGTCCACTCACATTCGGCCTGCGACACAGAATTTGAGCAGAAGCGGAGAAGGAGGAGGCGGACAGGTGCGTCCGCTGCTGTCCCCAGCACACGGGGACAAGGAGGGATGAACAACTACAACGGGAGGGTTCTGACAAGGGGCTCCAGCCAGGTACGGAGCCGCTTTGTGAAGAAGAATGGACAATGTAATGTTGTCTTTACTAACATGGAGGAAAAGAGGCAGCGCTACCTAGCAgacatcttcaccacctgtgtggACATCCGCTGGAGATACCTGCTGTTTATATTCTGCACAAGCTTCATCATCTCCTGGCTTTTCTTTGGCGTCATCTTTTACAGCGTCTCGCTTTCCCATGGGGACTTTGAGGAGCACCTCATGGTGAAGGGTGAAGGAATAGCAGCGGGCGGGCTGTATTCACCCAACTCTGGACACACTACAGAAGGACAGACAAAAAGAGTGCCTTGCATCCTCCATGTCCAGGGATTTGTTGGTGCTCTCTTGTTTTCCATGGAGACACAAACTACCATTGGCTACGGCTGGCGCTGCGTAACTGAAGAGTGTCCCATGGCTGTCATAACAGTGGTTGTTCAGTCCATCGTGGGCTGTATCATTGACTCGTTCATGGTTGGCACCATTATGGCCAAGATGGCGCGCCCAAAGAAAAGGAACCAGACGCTCATGTTCTCCAAAAATGCTGTCATTGCCCTTCGTGACGGCAAGCTGTGCCTCATGTGGAGGGTGGGGAACTTGCGCAAGAGCCACATTGTGGAGGCTCACGTCCGGGCGCAGGTCATCCGTTCCTACGTCACAGCAGAAGGAGAATTCATCCCACTGGAGCAGATGGACCTCAATGTGGGCTACGACGAGGGCACAGACAGGTTGTTTCTCGTATCCCCGCTGATTATAGTCCATGAGATAGACAAAGACAGCCCTTTGTATAGTGTAAGCCGAGCTGATCTGGAGACGGATGAATTTGAGGTTGTTGTGATCCTGGAGGGAATGGTGGAGGCCACGGCCATGACCACACAGATCCGTAGCTCTTACCTTTCCAGGGAGATCTTCTGGGGCCACAGGTTTGAGCCTGTCATCTATGAGGACCGCAACTGCTACAAGGTCGATTACGCACGCTTCCACAAGACCTACGAGGTCCCGTCAACACCCAACTTCAGCGCCAAAGAGCTCGATGAGAACGCGAGTCGGGCCTCCTCTGTGGTTTCTCCCTTCTCTGCACGCATGGCTTCAAAAAGCTTGATCCCTTGTTCGGTCGGTACCTTTTGCTACGAGAACGAGGTCGCGCTGAGCTgcggggaagaagaagaagacatctTTGACTCCTCTCAAATTGTAGGGAAGGAAAGAGCAGAGGAGAGAAGGACTTCTGTAGACTTCCACAATATGTTTAAGGACACTGCCACCATGACATCTGGGAGTCACAATGTCATGTGTGTTCTGGACATGGACAATAACCAGATGGAATTTGACATCTTACAGACAGCCATTCCACTCGATCCAGTGACCTATAAGAACGAGCCAGAGATTTGA
- the LOC133466226 gene encoding ATP-sensitive inward rectifier potassium channel 12-like isoform X3 produces the protein MNNYNGRVLTRGSSQVRSRFVKKNGQCNVVFTNMEEKRQRYLADIFTTCVDIRWRYLLFIFCTSFIISWLFFGVIFYSVSLSHGDFEEHLMVKGEGIAAGGLYSPNSGHTTEGQTKRVPCILHVQGFVGALLFSMETQTTIGYGWRCVTEECPMAVITVVVQSIVGCIIDSFMVGTIMAKMARPKKRNQTLMFSKNAVIALRDGKLCLMWRVGNLRKSHIVEAHVRAQVIRSYVTAEGEFIPLEQMDLNVGYDEGTDRLFLVSPLIIVHEIDKDSPLYSVSRADLETDEFEVVVILEGMVEATAMTTQIRSSYLSREIFWGHRFEPVIYEDRNCYKVDYARFHKTYEVPSTPNFSAKELDENASRASSVVSPFSARMASKSLIPCSVGTFCYENEVALSCGEEEEDIFDSSQIVGKERAEERRTSVDFHNMFKDTATMTSGSHNVMCVLDMDNNQMEFDILQTAIPLDPVTYKNEPEI, from the coding sequence ATGAACAACTACAACGGGAGGGTTCTGACAAGGGGCTCCAGCCAGGTACGGAGCCGCTTTGTGAAGAAGAATGGACAATGTAATGTTGTCTTTACTAACATGGAGGAAAAGAGGCAGCGCTACCTAGCAgacatcttcaccacctgtgtggACATCCGCTGGAGATACCTGCTGTTTATATTCTGCACAAGCTTCATCATCTCCTGGCTTTTCTTTGGCGTCATCTTTTACAGCGTCTCGCTTTCCCATGGGGACTTTGAGGAGCACCTCATGGTGAAGGGTGAAGGAATAGCAGCGGGCGGGCTGTATTCACCCAACTCTGGACACACTACAGAAGGACAGACAAAAAGAGTGCCTTGCATCCTCCATGTCCAGGGATTTGTTGGTGCTCTCTTGTTTTCCATGGAGACACAAACTACCATTGGCTACGGCTGGCGCTGCGTAACTGAAGAGTGTCCCATGGCTGTCATAACAGTGGTTGTTCAGTCCATCGTGGGCTGTATCATTGACTCGTTCATGGTTGGCACCATTATGGCCAAGATGGCGCGCCCAAAGAAAAGGAACCAGACGCTCATGTTCTCCAAAAATGCTGTCATTGCCCTTCGTGACGGCAAGCTGTGCCTCATGTGGAGGGTGGGGAACTTGCGCAAGAGCCACATTGTGGAGGCTCACGTCCGGGCGCAGGTCATCCGTTCCTACGTCACAGCAGAAGGAGAATTCATCCCACTGGAGCAGATGGACCTCAATGTGGGCTACGACGAGGGCACAGACAGGTTGTTTCTCGTATCCCCGCTGATTATAGTCCATGAGATAGACAAAGACAGCCCTTTGTATAGTGTAAGCCGAGCTGATCTGGAGACGGATGAATTTGAGGTTGTTGTGATCCTGGAGGGAATGGTGGAGGCCACGGCCATGACCACACAGATCCGTAGCTCTTACCTTTCCAGGGAGATCTTCTGGGGCCACAGGTTTGAGCCTGTCATCTATGAGGACCGCAACTGCTACAAGGTCGATTACGCACGCTTCCACAAGACCTACGAGGTCCCGTCAACACCCAACTTCAGCGCCAAAGAGCTCGATGAGAACGCGAGTCGGGCCTCCTCTGTGGTTTCTCCCTTCTCTGCACGCATGGCTTCAAAAAGCTTGATCCCTTGTTCGGTCGGTACCTTTTGCTACGAGAACGAGGTCGCGCTGAGCTgcggggaagaagaagaagacatctTTGACTCCTCTCAAATTGTAGGGAAGGAAAGAGCAGAGGAGAGAAGGACTTCTGTAGACTTCCACAATATGTTTAAGGACACTGCCACCATGACATCTGGGAGTCACAATGTCATGTGTGTTCTGGACATGGACAATAACCAGATGGAATTTGACATCTTACAGACAGCCATTCCACTCGATCCAGTGACCTATAAGAACGAGCCAGAGATTTGA
- the LOC133466226 gene encoding ATP-sensitive inward rectifier potassium channel 12-like isoform X2, whose translation MGTSRSNRYSIVSNNLPEEERLRICSLDLHNGQSSSDVHSHSACDTEFEQKRRRRRRTGASAAVPSTRGQGGMNNYNGRVLTRGSSQVRSRFVKKNGQCNVVFTNMEEKRQRYLADIFTTCVDIRWRYLLFIFCTSFIISWLFFGVIFYSVSLSHGDFEEHLMVKGEGIAAGGLYSPNSGHTTEGQTKRVPCILHVQGFVGALLFSMETQTTIGYGWRCVTEECPMAVITVVVQSIVGCIIDSFMVGTIMAKMARPKKRNQTLMFSKNAVIALRDGKLCLMWRVGNLRKSHIVEAHVRAQVIRSYVTAEGEFIPLEQMDLNVGYDEGTDRLFLVSPLIIVHEIDKDSPLYSVSRADLETDEFEVVVILEGMVEATAMTTQIRSSYLSREIFWGHRFEPVIYEDRNCYKVDYARFHKTYEVPSTPNFSAKELDENASRASSVVSPFSARMASKSLIPCSVGTFCYENEVALSCGEEEEDIFDSSQIVGKERAEERRTSVDFHNMFKDTATMTSGSHNVMCVLDMDNNQMEFDILQTAIPLDPVTYKNEPEI comes from the exons ATGGGAACAAGTAGGTCCAACAG GTATAGCATTGTGTCAAACAACTTACCAGAGGAGGAGCGTCTGAGGATCTGCAGCTTGGATCTCCATAACGGTCAGAGTTCCTCCGACGTCCACTCACATTCGGCCTGCGACACAGAATTTGAGCAGAAGCGGAGAAGGAGGAGGCGGACAGGTGCGTCCGCTGCTGTCCCCAGCACACGGGGACAAGGAGGGATGAACAACTACAACGGGAGGGTTCTGACAAGGGGCTCCAGCCAGGTACGGAGCCGCTTTGTGAAGAAGAATGGACAATGTAATGTTGTCTTTACTAACATGGAGGAAAAGAGGCAGCGCTACCTAGCAgacatcttcaccacctgtgtggACATCCGCTGGAGATACCTGCTGTTTATATTCTGCACAAGCTTCATCATCTCCTGGCTTTTCTTTGGCGTCATCTTTTACAGCGTCTCGCTTTCCCATGGGGACTTTGAGGAGCACCTCATGGTGAAGGGTGAAGGAATAGCAGCGGGCGGGCTGTATTCACCCAACTCTGGACACACTACAGAAGGACAGACAAAAAGAGTGCCTTGCATCCTCCATGTCCAGGGATTTGTTGGTGCTCTCTTGTTTTCCATGGAGACACAAACTACCATTGGCTACGGCTGGCGCTGCGTAACTGAAGAGTGTCCCATGGCTGTCATAACAGTGGTTGTTCAGTCCATCGTGGGCTGTATCATTGACTCGTTCATGGTTGGCACCATTATGGCCAAGATGGCGCGCCCAAAGAAAAGGAACCAGACGCTCATGTTCTCCAAAAATGCTGTCATTGCCCTTCGTGACGGCAAGCTGTGCCTCATGTGGAGGGTGGGGAACTTGCGCAAGAGCCACATTGTGGAGGCTCACGTCCGGGCGCAGGTCATCCGTTCCTACGTCACAGCAGAAGGAGAATTCATCCCACTGGAGCAGATGGACCTCAATGTGGGCTACGACGAGGGCACAGACAGGTTGTTTCTCGTATCCCCGCTGATTATAGTCCATGAGATAGACAAAGACAGCCCTTTGTATAGTGTAAGCCGAGCTGATCTGGAGACGGATGAATTTGAGGTTGTTGTGATCCTGGAGGGAATGGTGGAGGCCACGGCCATGACCACACAGATCCGTAGCTCTTACCTTTCCAGGGAGATCTTCTGGGGCCACAGGTTTGAGCCTGTCATCTATGAGGACCGCAACTGCTACAAGGTCGATTACGCACGCTTCCACAAGACCTACGAGGTCCCGTCAACACCCAACTTCAGCGCCAAAGAGCTCGATGAGAACGCGAGTCGGGCCTCCTCTGTGGTTTCTCCCTTCTCTGCACGCATGGCTTCAAAAAGCTTGATCCCTTGTTCGGTCGGTACCTTTTGCTACGAGAACGAGGTCGCGCTGAGCTgcggggaagaagaagaagacatctTTGACTCCTCTCAAATTGTAGGGAAGGAAAGAGCAGAGGAGAGAAGGACTTCTGTAGACTTCCACAATATGTTTAAGGACACTGCCACCATGACATCTGGGAGTCACAATGTCATGTGTGTTCTGGACATGGACAATAACCAGATGGAATTTGACATCTTACAGACAGCCATTCCACTCGATCCAGTGACCTATAAGAACGAGCCAGAGATTTGA